In one window of Frigoriglobus tundricola DNA:
- a CDS encoding alpha/beta hydrolase family protein gives MVSRAASALLTLAIAVPAFAASEERGQIRIPADDAQSGVTERYRMAAYTGEYHLTRRYDLRHSGVTVHDLTFPSPVRGTIAENNTVYGQYFVPMEKGTVPAVIVLDIMQGNQLVARAEAMWLAQNGVAALVVVLPHYNQRRAPGSRVKLVSADVTRTLDGIRQGVLDCRCAAAWLAGRPEVDADKLGMVGTSLGSFLTALTSANEPRIKNVCLLLGGGGLVDAYYDHPKAKPVTEWIDRFGGKTFVKKLIAPVDPITYAAQLKGKNLLMIAAKDDEIVPATAARALWAATGKQRIVWLDAGHVTSALYTMAMMREIRDHVRGAPK, from the coding sequence ATGGTTAGTCGCGCTGCTTCCGCGCTGCTCACACTGGCTATCGCCGTGCCGGCATTTGCCGCGAGCGAAGAGCGCGGCCAGATCCGCATACCCGCCGACGATGCACAGTCGGGCGTCACCGAACGCTACCGCATGGCGGCGTACACCGGCGAGTACCACCTCACCCGGCGGTACGACCTGCGGCACAGCGGCGTGACGGTCCACGACCTCACGTTCCCGTCGCCGGTGCGGGGCACCATCGCCGAGAACAACACCGTTTATGGTCAGTACTTCGTCCCGATGGAGAAGGGCACCGTCCCGGCGGTGATCGTCCTCGACATCATGCAGGGCAACCAGCTCGTCGCCCGTGCCGAGGCCATGTGGTTGGCGCAAAACGGTGTGGCCGCTCTGGTTGTGGTGCTCCCGCACTACAACCAGCGGCGCGCCCCGGGCAGCCGGGTCAAGCTCGTCTCCGCCGACGTCACCCGCACGCTCGACGGCATCCGGCAGGGCGTTCTCGACTGCCGCTGCGCCGCGGCGTGGCTCGCCGGTCGGCCCGAGGTGGACGCCGACAAGCTCGGCATGGTCGGCACCAGTCTCGGAAGTTTTCTGACCGCCCTGACTTCCGCCAACGAACCGCGGATCAAGAACGTTTGCTTGTTACTCGGCGGCGGCGGACTGGTGGATGCGTACTACGACCACCCGAAGGCCAAGCCGGTGACGGAGTGGATCGACCGGTTCGGCGGTAAGACCTTCGTGAAGAAGCTCATCGCCCCGGTGGACCCGATCACGTACGCGGCCCAGCTCAAGGGCAAGAACCTGCTGATGATCGCCGCGAAGGACGACGAGATCGTGCCCGCGACGGCCGCCCGCGCGCTGTGGGCGGCCACCGGAAAACAGCGGATCGTCTGGCTCGACGCCGGGCACGTCACGTCGGCGCTGTACACGATGGCGATGATGCGCGAGATCCGCGACCACGTCCGCGGCGCGCCGAAGTGA
- a CDS encoding YecA family protein: MKAGRNDPCPCGSGKKYKKCCAAKDQEDAAKRPGLPSRAPAAPAPAPPKVARAAFPPLPPPPPPPPRSPLAQRGDARWQEYESQTTGEGRVAVFLATLEDALDGAAVMTDDLAFEMLNQLHADAAGGNRTRFAECVAALRGRRPEVFERGAHFYLDWCLRDALADGRSELVLPLARELAGHAGGQIDTFNRTLDALEYHGQLPVLVETMRIAWPGVKSATDIFGWAVSEFADRGVRHEVFNYLERVTAPDPADPALLDRVRFFVEEPRDGYLRDLIDDLSGKSGREWHTADFDLRPPQAHRRDEWDDEDEWEDEEDEKDEDEEDEKGEKGEEEEDEKDEKPERRTPDPGAVNLGRLIHEFVGYLRHAEGVPFTQGELVGEELFTYLVRRHEGALDPRPSMFDLARNPNAKTPKPPPPAPPLCPERVTLDAHLGGLLGMMSGRFHAAAALFQRVPAWLRFLETRRLIDAGTRRKVADELLPLHATLLKLWQDFPDDPALYRQQQAWPADAAKEPAAPAT; the protein is encoded by the coding sequence ATGAAAGCGGGCCGCAACGATCCTTGCCCGTGTGGGAGCGGCAAGAAGTACAAGAAGTGCTGTGCGGCCAAGGACCAGGAGGACGCGGCCAAGCGGCCGGGCCTGCCCTCACGCGCGCCTGCCGCCCCCGCGCCCGCGCCGCCAAAGGTTGCGCGCGCCGCGTTCCCGCCGCTCCCACCGCCCCCACCGCCCCCACCGCGTAGCCCACTCGCCCAGCGCGGGGACGCACGCTGGCAGGAGTACGAGTCCCAGACGACGGGCGAGGGACGGGTCGCGGTCTTCCTCGCCACCCTGGAGGACGCGCTGGACGGCGCCGCGGTGATGACGGACGACCTGGCCTTTGAGATGCTGAACCAGCTCCACGCGGACGCCGCGGGCGGCAACCGCACCCGTTTCGCGGAGTGCGTCGCGGCCCTCCGCGGGCGCCGGCCGGAGGTGTTCGAGCGAGGGGCGCACTTCTACTTGGATTGGTGCCTCCGGGACGCTCTGGCGGACGGCCGGAGCGAACTCGTACTGCCCCTGGCGCGAGAACTCGCCGGCCACGCCGGGGGTCAGATCGACACCTTCAACCGCACACTGGACGCCTTGGAGTATCACGGCCAGTTGCCCGTTCTCGTCGAGACCATGCGGATCGCGTGGCCGGGCGTGAAATCGGCCACCGACATCTTCGGCTGGGCCGTGTCAGAGTTTGCGGACAGGGGCGTTCGCCACGAAGTCTTCAACTACCTCGAACGGGTCACCGCCCCCGACCCGGCCGACCCGGCCCTGCTCGACCGCGTTCGGTTCTTCGTCGAGGAGCCACGGGACGGCTACCTCCGCGATCTGATCGACGATCTGTCGGGAAAGTCGGGCCGGGAGTGGCACACGGCCGATTTCGACCTACGGCCGCCGCAGGCCCACCGCCGCGATGAATGGGACGACGAGGACGAATGGGAAGACGAGGAGGACGAAAAGGACGAGGACGAGGAGGACGAAAAGGGCGAAAAGGGCGAGGAGGAGGAGGATGAAAAGGACGAGAAGCCGGAACGCCGAACTCCGGACCCCGGAGCGGTCAACCTCGGTCGGCTGATCCACGAGTTCGTCGGCTACCTGCGGCACGCGGAAGGGGTGCCGTTCACACAGGGAGAACTCGTCGGGGAGGAACTGTTCACCTACCTCGTGCGGCGACACGAGGGCGCCCTCGATCCGCGCCCGAGCATGTTCGATCTGGCGCGGAACCCCAACGCGAAAACGCCCAAGCCGCCTCCGCCGGCGCCCCCGCTTTGTCCCGAGCGCGTCACGCTCGACGCGCACCTCGGCGGGCTACTGGGCATGATGAGCGGGCGCTTCCACGCGGCGGCGGCCCTGTTCCAGCGCGTGCCGGCCTGGCTCCGGTTCCTCGAAACCCGACGCCTGATCGACGCGGGCACCCGCCGGAAAGTGGCGGACGAACTGCTCCCGCTGCATGCCACGCTGTTGAAGTTGTGGCAGGACTTCCCCGACGATCCGGCCCTCTACCGTCAGCAGCAGGCGTGGCCGGCGGACGCGGCGAAGGAACCCGCCGCGCCCGCCACGTGA
- a CDS encoding tetratricopeptide repeat protein: MMRQAIRGLVLLGLLALLADSPARAQNAVPDKVTVRDRKDGTIKTVEGQFRVGPAGFQVFSGEKLDKVAATVAPDDVVKVAIGDLAGVDRPVISGLNTKEDQKDYDAVRTGYLDLFKKSSAAPDRTKRYLKFKAVLAGSKIVDGLDADKGWKEKADAAITEWKDYLTDFPTGWEQWPAVRASTRLQIERGKYEDASRSWGRLAKSPELPPDAKLEAALQEIDLQIRAKKYPAALGPAGDLLKSASGAKKDRLVIYEIAARAGSDGKPLDGIDKIKAEMNKTKDASVHTTGFSMLGELYLAGGKPRDALWEFAMVETVLNQDKDEVFKAVSRLAEIFEASGDKDQEPRYREKLKRLRAAF, encoded by the coding sequence ATGATGCGTCAGGCGATCCGCGGGCTCGTGCTGCTGGGGCTACTCGCACTGCTCGCCGATTCTCCCGCCCGCGCTCAGAACGCGGTCCCCGACAAGGTCACCGTCCGCGACCGGAAGGACGGCACGATCAAGACCGTTGAGGGCCAGTTCCGGGTCGGCCCGGCCGGGTTCCAGGTGTTCAGCGGCGAGAAGCTCGACAAGGTGGCGGCCACGGTCGCGCCGGACGACGTCGTGAAGGTCGCCATCGGCGACCTCGCCGGGGTGGACCGCCCGGTCATCAGCGGCCTCAACACCAAGGAGGACCAGAAGGACTACGACGCGGTCCGCACCGGGTACCTGGACCTGTTCAAGAAGTCCTCCGCGGCGCCGGACCGGACCAAGCGGTACCTGAAGTTCAAGGCGGTGCTGGCCGGGAGCAAGATCGTGGATGGCCTCGACGCCGACAAGGGGTGGAAGGAAAAGGCGGACGCCGCCATCACGGAATGGAAGGACTACCTGACCGATTTTCCGACCGGCTGGGAGCAGTGGCCGGCGGTGCGGGCCAGCACCCGCCTCCAGATCGAGCGCGGCAAGTACGAGGACGCGTCCCGCTCCTGGGGCCGGCTGGCCAAGAGCCCCGAGCTGCCGCCCGATGCCAAGCTCGAGGCGGCGCTGCAGGAGATCGACCTCCAGATCCGCGCGAAGAAGTACCCCGCGGCGCTCGGCCCCGCGGGCGACCTGCTCAAGTCCGCGTCCGGCGCAAAAAAGGACCGGCTGGTCATCTACGAGATCGCCGCGCGGGCCGGCAGCGACGGCAAGCCGCTCGACGGGATCGACAAGATCAAGGCCGAGATGAACAAGACCAAGGACGCGTCGGTCCACACGACCGGGTTCTCGATGCTGGGCGAACTGTACCTCGCCGGCGGCAAGCCGCGGGACGCGCTGTGGGAGTTCGCGATGGTGGAAACGGTGCTGAACCAGGACAAGGACGAGGTGTTCAAGGCCGTGTCGCGGCTGGCCGAGATATTCGAGGCGTCGGGGGACAAGGACCAGGAGCCCCGGTACCGCGAGAAGCTCAAACGGCTCCGCGCCGCGTTCTGA
- a CDS encoding Gfo/Idh/MocA family protein: MARRMTRRQVLAASAASLGYLHVAPAVSLARVYRANEKLHVAGIGIGGKGSSDIDQAGNLMEVVALCDVDSDHIGSKLKKWPSAKTFSDYRKLFDDTALLKTVDAVTVSTPDHNHTVPSVLAMRAGKHVYCQKPLTHDVYEAHLMRAEAKKNKVCTQMGNQGTAANGLRRAVELIRGGELGEVTAVHVWTNRPVWPQAPKIVKRPEATPVPGGLDWDSWLGVAPDRPYSGANGKLRGGPYHDFSWRGFWDFGTGAIGDMACHTANMAFMALNLAHPTKVTGEAGDLNDETCPSWARVQLGFPARDKQPAVTLHWYEGRKDNKKVLPPEELVKQATDLSKAKLVDSGSIVVGSKGFAYSPDDYGATVYFSTGKKTDDKTKPETLPVNNKGDQGQKNEWVEAIKAGKPELALANFDYGGLLTAAFLLGNVAIRTGKPFNFDGAKCAADIKEAAPLIRRAYRKGWDLIGYNA; encoded by the coding sequence ATGGCTCGTCGGATGACCCGGCGGCAGGTACTCGCCGCATCGGCCGCCAGTCTCGGCTATCTCCACGTCGCCCCCGCGGTTTCGTTGGCGCGCGTGTACCGCGCCAACGAGAAGCTCCACGTCGCCGGCATCGGCATCGGCGGCAAGGGGTCGAGCGACATCGACCAGGCCGGCAACCTGATGGAAGTCGTCGCCCTGTGCGACGTGGACTCCGACCACATCGGCTCGAAGCTCAAGAAGTGGCCGTCCGCCAAGACCTTTTCCGACTACCGCAAACTGTTCGACGACACCGCGCTGCTGAAGACCGTCGACGCCGTCACCGTCTCCACGCCCGACCACAACCACACCGTCCCGAGCGTCCTGGCGATGCGGGCCGGGAAGCACGTGTACTGCCAGAAGCCGCTGACGCACGACGTGTACGAAGCGCACCTGATGCGGGCCGAGGCGAAGAAGAACAAGGTCTGCACCCAGATGGGCAACCAGGGCACCGCGGCCAACGGCCTGCGGCGCGCGGTCGAGCTCATCCGCGGCGGCGAACTGGGCGAGGTGACCGCGGTTCACGTCTGGACGAACCGCCCGGTGTGGCCGCAGGCCCCGAAGATCGTGAAGCGGCCGGAGGCGACCCCGGTGCCCGGGGGGCTGGACTGGGACTCGTGGCTCGGCGTCGCCCCGGACCGTCCGTACTCCGGGGCGAACGGCAAGCTCCGCGGCGGCCCGTACCACGACTTCAGCTGGCGCGGGTTCTGGGACTTCGGCACCGGCGCCATCGGCGACATGGCCTGCCACACCGCGAACATGGCGTTCATGGCCCTCAACCTGGCCCACCCGACCAAGGTGACCGGCGAGGCCGGCGACCTCAACGACGAAACGTGCCCGAGCTGGGCGCGGGTGCAACTCGGCTTCCCGGCCCGCGACAAGCAACCGGCCGTCACCCTGCACTGGTACGAGGGCCGGAAGGACAACAAGAAGGTGCTCCCGCCGGAGGAACTGGTCAAGCAGGCGACCGACCTCTCGAAGGCCAAGCTGGTGGACAGCGGGTCCATCGTCGTCGGTTCGAAGGGCTTCGCGTACTCGCCCGACGACTACGGGGCGACCGTGTACTTCAGCACGGGTAAGAAGACCGACGACAAGACGAAGCCGGAGACCCTGCCGGTCAACAACAAGGGGGACCAGGGGCAGAAGAACGAGTGGGTGGAGGCGATCAAGGCCGGCAAGCCGGAACTGGCGCTGGCGAACTTCGACTACGGCGGCCTGCTGACCGCGGCCTTCCTGCTGGGCAACGTGGCGATCCGCACGGGCAAGCCGTTCAACTTCGACGGGGCGAAGTGCGCCGCGGACATCAAGGAAGCCGCCCCGCTGATCCGCCGCGCGTACCGCAAGGGCTGGGACCTGATCGGCTACAACGCCTGA
- a CDS encoding bifunctional serine/threonine-protein kinase/formylglycine-generating enzyme family protein has protein sequence MSESNISDGGAPPGSGVAQPDHAEQKTEVIHPTAPQPAVPAVPLGSHAPPHAPALGHFDILETIGRGGFGVVVKAFDRNLRRVVAIKMMPAELAATSPARRRFVREARAAAAVRHENVVCIHAVEEHPVPHLVMEYVSGGSLQRHLDGSGPLDPREVLRIGAQIARGLAAAHDTGLVHRDIKPANVLLEPGAAPRVKLTDFGIAQAADDASQTQSGTVVGTPMYMAPEQAKGARVDHRADLFSLGSVLYTMVSGRPPFRATNSLAVLKRVANDTPRPVQEIVPETPRWLCDIVAKLHARDPDDRFQSAAEVANLMETYLAVLEGSGVPEVPPRRNRWRKRWPGVALVGTGLALGALAAGSVWPAPTAATSAAVGAGHALVTPEPLPPKFTNALGIEFVLVPAGAARLGGGDGFAGAELATIDRDFYLGTYEVTQEEWDKVMGPGRNPSRFTRTGAAKDAVAAVPDEALKRFPVEGVTWPEAQEFVRRLNQRVTEPGWVYRLPRSAEWEYACRGGPNRPVAELGQDFYLAAPARELGAHQANVQATGLRRPCPVGSYPPNRLGLHDMHGNAFELCDDLVLTAGGWQCAIRGGFWRDAPEACRARTRPNAWAEARYEGAGFRLARVPAPECTRVYDPDLAPDQQVDVFSTELRRLNPDLLAPIVPTITGGRVTGLAIDDAKPLRDLSPVRLLPHLESVRIWDSSVTDLSPLKGLPLRELVLNNDLVLSDLGPLRGMRLEKLEVWGFQGTDLSPLEGMPLRVLTCGGMGTKLDIAPLRGLPLRSVCLSSTEVEDLSPLNGAELDTLVIKNTRVRDLTPIRGSQLARVSVDGSPVTDLTVLRGMPLVAIELDVRSDQDLEFLRSFPMLASINTKPAAEFWRDREKK, from the coding sequence GTGAGCGAGTCGAATATTTCCGACGGCGGTGCCCCTCCCGGTTCCGGTGTCGCTCAGCCCGATCACGCCGAGCAGAAGACCGAGGTCATTCACCCCACCGCCCCGCAACCGGCGGTCCCGGCGGTACCCCTCGGGTCTCACGCGCCCCCGCACGCACCGGCGCTCGGCCACTTCGACATACTGGAAACCATCGGCCGGGGCGGGTTCGGGGTCGTGGTGAAGGCCTTCGACCGGAACCTGCGCCGCGTCGTCGCCATCAAGATGATGCCCGCGGAGCTGGCCGCGACCTCGCCGGCCCGCCGGCGGTTCGTGCGCGAGGCCCGCGCCGCCGCCGCGGTCCGGCACGAGAACGTCGTTTGCATCCACGCGGTCGAGGAGCACCCCGTCCCCCATCTGGTGATGGAGTACGTGTCCGGCGGGTCGCTCCAGCGCCACCTGGACGGGTCCGGTCCACTCGACCCGCGGGAGGTCCTGCGCATCGGCGCCCAGATCGCGCGCGGGCTGGCCGCCGCGCACGACACGGGGCTGGTTCACCGGGACATCAAACCGGCGAACGTGCTCCTGGAACCGGGCGCCGCCCCGCGGGTCAAGCTGACCGACTTCGGCATCGCCCAGGCCGCCGACGACGCCAGCCAGACCCAGAGCGGTACGGTCGTCGGCACGCCGATGTACATGGCCCCGGAGCAGGCCAAGGGCGCGCGCGTCGATCACCGGGCGGACCTGTTCAGCCTGGGCAGCGTCCTCTACACGATGGTCAGCGGGCGCCCGCCGTTCCGGGCCACCAACAGCCTGGCGGTCCTGAAACGGGTGGCGAACGACACGCCCCGGCCGGTTCAGGAGATCGTCCCGGAAACGCCGCGGTGGTTGTGCGACATTGTCGCCAAGCTCCACGCCCGCGACCCGGACGACCGGTTCCAGTCGGCCGCGGAAGTGGCCAACCTCATGGAGACGTATCTGGCCGTACTGGAGGGCAGCGGCGTTCCCGAAGTGCCGCCCCGGCGCAACCGGTGGCGGAAACGGTGGCCCGGTGTCGCTCTCGTGGGGACCGGTCTGGCGCTCGGGGCGCTCGCCGCCGGTTCCGTCTGGCCCGCGCCAACGGCGGCAACCTCCGCCGCCGTTGGCGCGGGCCACGCGCTCGTAACACCGGAGCCGCTCCCGCCGAAGTTCACGAACGCCCTGGGAATCGAGTTCGTCCTCGTTCCGGCCGGCGCCGCGCGTCTGGGCGGCGGAGACGGCTTTGCGGGGGCGGAACTCGCCACGATCGACCGCGACTTCTACCTGGGCACGTACGAAGTGACCCAGGAGGAATGGGACAAGGTGATGGGACCGGGGCGCAACCCGTCGCGGTTCACGCGCACCGGCGCGGCCAAGGACGCGGTTGCGGCCGTCCCCGATGAGGCGCTCAAGCGGTTCCCCGTCGAGGGCGTGACGTGGCCCGAGGCCCAGGAGTTCGTCCGGCGGCTGAACCAGCGGGTCACGGAACCCGGCTGGGTCTACCGGCTCCCGCGCAGCGCGGAATGGGAGTACGCGTGCCGCGGCGGTCCCAACCGCCCGGTGGCGGAACTGGGGCAGGACTTTTATCTCGCGGCCCCCGCGCGGGAGCTCGGCGCGCACCAGGCGAACGTTCAGGCCACCGGCCTCCGGCGGCCGTGCCCGGTCGGCTCGTACCCGCCCAACCGCCTGGGCCTCCACGACATGCACGGTAACGCGTTCGAGCTGTGCGACGACCTCGTTCTAACCGCGGGGGGCTGGCAGTGCGCCATTCGCGGCGGGTTCTGGAGGGACGCGCCCGAAGCGTGTCGCGCCAGAACCCGACCGAACGCCTGGGCGGAAGCCCGGTACGAGGGGGCCGGGTTCCGGCTGGCCCGGGTTCCGGCTCCGGAATGCACCCGCGTTTATGACCCGGACCTCGCGCCCGATCAGCAGGTCGACGTGTTCAGTACGGAACTCCGGCGCCTGAACCCCGATCTGCTCGCCCCGATCGTCCCGACCATAACCGGCGGCCGGGTCACCGGTCTGGCGATCGACGACGCCAAGCCGCTCCGCGACCTGTCGCCCGTTCGCTTGCTCCCCCACCTCGAATCGGTCCGCATCTGGGACAGCAGCGTGACCGATCTGTCGCCGCTCAAGGGGCTCCCGCTGCGCGAACTGGTCCTCAACAACGACTTGGTACTGAGCGATCTCGGCCCGCTCCGGGGAATGCGGCTGGAGAAGTTGGAGGTGTGGGGCTTCCAGGGTACCGACCTGTCGCCCCTGGAGGGGATGCCGCTGCGGGTCCTCACCTGTGGCGGGATGGGCACGAAGCTCGACATCGCGCCGTTGCGCGGGCTGCCGCTCCGGAGCGTGTGCCTGAGTTCGACGGAGGTCGAAGACCTGTCCCCCCTGAACGGGGCCGAACTCGACACGCTGGTCATCAAAAACACGCGGGTTCGTGATCTGACCCCGATCCGGGGTTCCCAACTGGCGCGCGTCTCCGTGGACGGCAGCCCGGTCACCGACCTGACGGTTCTCCGCGGGATGCCGCTGGTCGCGATCGAACTGGACGTCCGATCCGACCAGGACCTCGAGTTCCTCCGCTCGTTCCCGATGCTCGCCAGCATCAACACGAAGCCGGCGGCCGAGTTCTGGAGGGATCGTGAGAAGAAGTGA